In Streptomyces sp. NBC_01426, one genomic interval encodes:
- a CDS encoding antitoxin: MGIFDRFRDQAKTKGKDISDNLEEEANEKTGGKYADQVDRAQQEAERRLGVDDDPTR; the protein is encoded by the coding sequence ATGGGGATCTTCGACAGGTTCAGGGACCAGGCCAAGACCAAGGGCAAGGACATCTCGGACAACCTCGAGGAAGAGGCCAACGAGAAGACCGGCGGGAAGTACGCCGACCAGGTCGACCGGGCCCAGCAGGAGGCGGAAAGGCGCCTCGGCGTCGACGACGACCCGACGAGGTAG
- a CDS encoding ABC transporter permease has translation MTVMKTARRNFVAHKGRMALSAIAVLLSVAFVCGTLVFTDTMNTTFDKLFAVTNSDVTVSPKSAGDDQENPGNGKPRTLNGSVVDRVEKAEGVKSAEGGVLSMSVTVVNTKNENLGSTTGAPTIAGNWSDNELKSMKITSGNAPRGPTELMIDADTAEKHHLGIGDEIRTIAVTGDNRAKISGIAAFTVTNPGATLVYFDTATAQTFLLGSAGAFTHVNVTAKDGVSDEQLKQNVAAAVGADTYKLQTAKEAADANRKDVGSFLDVMKYVMLGFAGIAFLVGIFLIFNTFSMLVAQRTREIGLMRAIGADRRQINRSVLVEAFLLGVVGSVLGVAAGVGLAVGLMKLMGQMGMDLSTDDLTVAWTTPVLGLVLGVAVTVVAAYIPGRRAGKVSPMAALRDAGTPGDKKAGRIRAALGLVLTGVGGAALYLAGAAEEAAPGSLWLGLGVVLTLIGFIVIGPLLAGVVVRALSAPVLRPFGSVGRLAERNALRNPRRTGATAAALMIGLALVACLSVVGSSMVASATDELDKSVGADYIVNSMTGQPVMPQAEQAMRANKNLDHVTAYREVPAKITAPDGSTVTEGLGATDPSYAKDIRRKMRAGEHADAYGPHAMAVGSLYADEHGITLGDTLTVAFTGGKTVKLKVAAITGDEGNIDKGMKYISTAVAEANVPADRMPRPFMLLASAKAGQADTAYAEVKAGLAEYPQYKVLNQADYKQALKDQVGQLLNMVYGLLALAIIVAVLGVVNTLALSVVERTREIGLMRAIGLSRRQLRRMIRLESVVIALFGALLGLGLGMGWGATAQQLLALQGLKVLEIPWPTILGVFAASALVGLFAALVPAFRAGRMNVLNAIATD, from the coding sequence GTGACCGTCATGAAGACCGCGCGACGCAACTTCGTCGCGCACAAGGGAAGAATGGCGCTCTCCGCCATCGCCGTCCTGCTGTCCGTGGCCTTCGTCTGCGGCACGCTGGTGTTCACGGACACCATGAACACCACCTTCGACAAGCTGTTCGCGGTCACCAACTCCGACGTCACGGTCAGCCCCAAGAGTGCCGGCGACGACCAGGAGAACCCGGGCAACGGCAAGCCGCGGACGCTGAACGGCTCGGTCGTCGACCGGGTCGAGAAGGCCGAGGGCGTGAAGTCCGCCGAGGGCGGCGTCCTGTCGATGTCCGTCACCGTCGTCAACACCAAGAACGAGAACCTGGGTTCGACCACCGGCGCCCCGACCATCGCGGGCAACTGGAGCGACAACGAACTCAAGTCGATGAAGATCACCTCCGGCAACGCCCCCCGGGGGCCGACCGAGTTGATGATCGACGCCGACACCGCCGAGAAGCACCACCTGGGGATCGGCGACGAGATCCGCACCATCGCCGTCACCGGCGACAACCGGGCGAAGATCAGCGGCATCGCCGCCTTCACCGTGACCAACCCGGGCGCGACCCTCGTGTACTTCGACACGGCCACCGCCCAGACGTTCCTGCTCGGCTCCGCCGGCGCCTTCACCCACGTCAACGTCACCGCCAAGGACGGGGTGAGCGACGAGCAGCTCAAGCAGAACGTCGCCGCCGCCGTCGGCGCCGACACGTACAAGCTCCAGACCGCCAAGGAAGCCGCGGACGCCAACCGCAAGGACGTCGGTTCCTTCCTCGACGTCATGAAGTACGTGATGCTCGGCTTCGCCGGGATCGCCTTCCTCGTCGGCATCTTCCTCATCTTCAACACCTTCTCCATGCTGGTCGCCCAGCGCACCCGGGAGATCGGCCTGATGCGCGCCATCGGCGCCGACCGCAGGCAGATCAACCGGTCCGTCCTCGTCGAGGCCTTCCTGCTCGGCGTCGTCGGCTCCGTCCTCGGCGTCGCCGCCGGAGTGGGCCTGGCCGTCGGCCTCATGAAGCTCATGGGCCAGATGGGCATGGACCTGTCCACCGACGACCTGACGGTCGCCTGGACCACCCCGGTCCTCGGCCTGGTCCTCGGCGTCGCCGTCACCGTCGTCGCCGCCTACATCCCGGGCCGCCGCGCCGGGAAGGTCTCCCCGATGGCCGCCCTGCGCGACGCGGGCACCCCGGGAGACAAGAAGGCCGGCCGGATCCGGGCCGCCCTCGGCCTGGTCCTCACCGGGGTCGGAGGCGCGGCCCTCTACCTGGCCGGCGCCGCCGAGGAAGCGGCCCCGGGCTCCCTGTGGCTGGGCCTGGGCGTGGTCCTCACCCTCATCGGCTTCATCGTGATCGGCCCGCTCCTCGCGGGTGTCGTGGTCAGGGCGCTGTCCGCCCCGGTGCTGCGGCCCTTCGGATCGGTCGGCCGGCTCGCCGAGCGCAATGCGCTGCGCAACCCGCGCCGCACCGGCGCCACCGCCGCCGCGCTGATGATCGGCCTGGCCCTGGTCGCCTGCCTGTCGGTGGTCGGATCCTCGATGGTGGCCTCCGCCACCGACGAGCTCGACAAGTCCGTCGGCGCGGACTACATCGTCAACTCCATGACCGGCCAGCCGGTCATGCCGCAGGCCGAGCAGGCCATGCGCGCCAACAAGAACCTCGACCACGTCACCGCCTACCGCGAGGTGCCCGCCAAGATCACGGCCCCCGACGGTTCCACGGTCACCGAGGGCCTGGGCGCCACCGACCCGTCGTACGCCAAGGACATCCGCCGCAAGATGCGGGCCGGGGAGCACGCCGACGCCTACGGTCCGCACGCGATGGCGGTCGGTTCGCTCTACGCCGACGAGCACGGGATCACGCTCGGCGACACGCTGACGGTCGCCTTCACCGGCGGCAAGACCGTCAAGCTGAAGGTCGCCGCGATCACCGGCGACGAGGGCAACATCGACAAGGGCATGAAGTACATCTCCACCGCCGTCGCCGAGGCCAACGTCCCGGCCGACCGGATGCCGCGCCCCTTCATGCTGCTGGCCAGCGCCAAGGCCGGTCAGGCCGACACCGCGTACGCCGAAGTCAAGGCGGGGCTCGCCGAGTACCCCCAGTACAAGGTGCTCAACCAGGCCGACTACAAGCAGGCGCTGAAGGACCAGGTCGGCCAGCTGCTCAACATGGTCTACGGGCTCCTCGCCCTCGCGATCATCGTCGCGGTTCTGGGCGTGGTGAACACCCTGGCCCTGTCGGTGGTCGAGCGGACCCGCGAGATCGGCCTGATGCGCGCCATCGGCCTCTCCCGCCGCCAACTGCGCCGCATGATCCGCCTGGAGTCGGTGGTCATCGCCCTCTTCGGCGCCCTCCTCGGCCTCGGCCTGGGCATGGGCTGGGGCGCGACCGCGCAGCAACTCCTCGCCCTCCAGGGCCTGAAGGTCCTGGAGATCCCCTGGCCGACCATCCTCGGGGTGTTCGCCGCGTCGGCCCTGGTGGGCCTGTTCGCCGCACTGGTGCCGGCCTTCCGGGCGGGGCGGATGAACGTACTGAACGCAATCGCCACCGACTAG
- the mfd gene encoding transcription-repair coupling factor, with product MSLYGLLDAVTRDPALAEAVAAAGDGNRMHVDLVGPAAARPFAIAALARRTERTVLAVTATGREAEDLAATLRSLLPPDEVAEYPSWETLPHERLSPRSDTVGRRLAVLRRLTHPSKDDPATGPVSVVVAPIRSVLQPQVKGLGELVPVSLRQGQAVDLGEVVQALAAAAYARVELVEKRGEFAVRGGILDVFPPTEEHPLRVEFWGDDVEEIRYFKVADQRSLEIADHGLWAPPCRELLLTDEVRERAAALAQEHPELGELLNKIAEGIAVEGMESLAPVLVDDMELLIDVLPAGSMAVVCDPERVRTRAADLVATSQEFLMASWAATAGGGQAPIDVGAASLRGIADVREHARALDMMWWSVSPFAADDSADGADTLKLGMHGPEAYRGDTARALADTKAWLADGWHTVYLTEGHGPAARTVEVLGGEGIAARLEADLAVLEPGIVHVTCGSLDNGFVDPALRLAVLTETDLTGQRTASKDLGRMPTRRRKSVDPLTLEVGDYIVHEQHGVGRYIEMVQRTVQGATREYLLVEYAPAKRGQPGDRLYIPTDQLEQVTKYVGGEAPTLHRLGGADWTKTKARAKKAVKEIAADLIKLYSARMAAPGHTFGPDTPWQRELEDAFPYAETPDQLTTIAEVKEDMEKSVPMDRLICGDVGYGKTEIAVRAAFKAVQDGKQVAVLVPTTLLVQQHFGTFSERYSQFPVKVKALSRFQNETESKATLEGLREGSVDIVIGTHRLFSQETKFKDLGLVIVDEEQRFGVEHKEQLKKLRANVDVLTMSATPIPRTLEMAVTGIREMSTITTPPEERHPVLTFVGPYEEKQIGAAVRRELLREGQCFYIHNRVESIDRAAAKLREIVPEARIATAHGQMSEQALEQVVVDFWEKKFDVLVSTTIVESGIDISNANTLIVERGDNFGLSQLHQLRGRVGRGRERGYAYFLYPPEKPLTETAHERLATIAQHTEMGAGMYVAMKDLEIRGAGNLLGGEQSGHIAGVGFDLYIRMVGEAVADYRAAIEGGPEEEPPLEVKIELPVDAHVPHDYAPGERLRLQAYRSIASANSEADVKAVREELTDRYGKLPEPVENLLLVAGLRMLARACGVGDITLQGPNIRFGPVELRESQELRLKRLYPGAVLKPAASQVLIPRPKTAKVGGKPLVGRELLAWTGEFLTTILGS from the coding sequence ATGAGCCTGTACGGACTGCTCGACGCCGTCACCCGGGACCCCGCCCTCGCCGAGGCGGTCGCGGCGGCCGGGGACGGCAACCGGATGCACGTGGACCTGGTCGGTCCGGCCGCGGCGCGGCCCTTCGCGATCGCCGCGCTGGCCCGGCGGACCGAACGGACCGTGCTGGCGGTGACCGCCACCGGGCGGGAGGCCGAGGACCTGGCCGCCACGCTGCGTTCCCTGCTGCCGCCGGACGAGGTGGCCGAGTACCCCTCCTGGGAGACGCTGCCCCACGAGCGGCTCTCCCCCCGCAGCGACACCGTGGGCCGCCGGCTCGCGGTGCTGCGCCGGCTGACGCACCCGAGCAAGGACGACCCGGCGACCGGCCCCGTCTCCGTGGTGGTCGCGCCGATCCGCTCAGTGCTCCAGCCGCAGGTCAAGGGGCTGGGGGAACTGGTCCCGGTCAGTCTCCGGCAGGGGCAGGCCGTCGACCTGGGGGAGGTCGTCCAGGCACTGGCCGCGGCCGCGTACGCGCGGGTCGAGCTGGTGGAGAAGCGCGGCGAGTTCGCCGTGCGCGGCGGCATCCTCGACGTGTTCCCGCCCACCGAGGAACACCCGCTGCGCGTGGAGTTCTGGGGCGACGACGTCGAGGAGATCCGCTACTTCAAGGTCGCGGACCAGCGGTCCCTGGAGATCGCCGATCACGGGTTGTGGGCCCCGCCCTGCCGTGAACTGCTGCTGACCGACGAGGTGCGGGAGCGGGCCGCCGCGCTCGCCCAGGAGCACCCGGAGCTCGGGGAACTGCTGAACAAGATCGCCGAGGGGATCGCGGTCGAGGGCATGGAGTCCCTCGCCCCGGTCCTGGTCGACGACATGGAACTGCTGATCGACGTGCTGCCGGCCGGGTCGATGGCCGTCGTGTGCGACCCGGAGCGGGTGCGGACCCGGGCCGCCGACCTCGTCGCCACCAGCCAGGAGTTCCTGATGGCGTCCTGGGCGGCCACCGCCGGCGGCGGACAGGCCCCGATCGATGTCGGCGCGGCCTCGCTGCGGGGCATCGCCGACGTCCGCGAGCACGCCCGCGCCCTGGACATGATGTGGTGGTCGGTCTCCCCGTTCGCCGCCGACGACAGCGCCGACGGGGCCGACACCCTCAAGCTCGGGATGCACGGCCCGGAGGCCTACCGGGGCGACACCGCCCGCGCGCTCGCCGACACGAAGGCGTGGCTCGCCGACGGCTGGCACACCGTGTACCTCACCGAGGGACACGGCCCGGCCGCCCGCACCGTCGAGGTGCTCGGCGGCGAGGGCATCGCGGCCCGCCTGGAGGCGGACCTCGCGGTCCTGGAGCCGGGCATCGTGCACGTGACGTGCGGCTCCCTCGACAACGGCTTCGTCGACCCGGCGCTCCGGCTGGCCGTGCTCACCGAGACCGACCTGACCGGGCAGCGCACCGCCAGCAAGGACCTGGGGCGGATGCCGACCCGGCGCCGCAAGTCCGTCGACCCGCTGACCCTGGAGGTCGGGGACTACATCGTGCACGAGCAGCACGGCGTGGGCCGCTACATCGAGATGGTCCAGCGGACGGTGCAGGGCGCCACCCGCGAGTACCTGCTCGTCGAGTACGCCCCCGCCAAGCGCGGTCAGCCCGGCGACCGGCTGTACATCCCCACCGACCAGCTGGAGCAGGTCACCAAGTACGTCGGCGGCGAGGCGCCGACCCTGCACCGGCTCGGCGGCGCCGACTGGACCAAGACCAAGGCGCGCGCGAAGAAGGCGGTCAAGGAGATCGCCGCCGACCTGATCAAGCTCTACAGCGCGCGGATGGCGGCCCCCGGCCACACCTTCGGCCCGGACACCCCCTGGCAGCGGGAGCTGGAGGACGCCTTCCCGTACGCGGAGACGCCCGACCAGCTCACCACCATCGCCGAGGTCAAGGAGGACATGGAGAAGTCCGTCCCCATGGACCGGCTGATCTGCGGCGACGTCGGCTACGGCAAGACCGAGATCGCGGTGCGGGCGGCCTTCAAGGCGGTTCAGGACGGCAAGCAGGTCGCCGTCCTCGTGCCCACCACGCTGCTCGTGCAGCAGCACTTCGGGACGTTCTCCGAGCGCTACAGCCAGTTCCCGGTGAAGGTGAAGGCGCTGTCCCGCTTCCAGAACGAGACCGAGTCGAAGGCCACGCTGGAGGGGCTGCGCGAGGGCTCGGTGGACATCGTCATCGGTACGCACCGGCTGTTCTCGCAGGAGACGAAGTTCAAGGACCTGGGCCTGGTCATCGTCGACGAGGAGCAGCGGTTCGGCGTCGAGCACAAGGAGCAGCTGAAGAAGCTCCGCGCCAACGTGGACGTGCTGACCATGTCCGCGACCCCGATCCCGCGCACGCTGGAGATGGCGGTGACCGGCATCCGCGAGATGTCGACGATCACCACCCCGCCGGAGGAGCGCCACCCGGTGCTCACCTTCGTCGGCCCGTACGAGGAGAAGCAGATCGGCGCGGCCGTCCGCCGCGAGCTGCTGCGCGAGGGGCAGTGCTTCTACATCCACAACCGGGTCGAGTCCATCGACCGGGCCGCGGCGAAGCTGCGCGAGATCGTGCCCGAGGCGCGGATCGCGACGGCGCACGGGCAGATGTCGGAACAGGCCCTGGAACAGGTCGTGGTGGACTTCTGGGAGAAGAAGTTCGACGTCCTCGTCTCGACCACGATCGTCGAGTCCGGCATCGACATCTCCAACGCCAACACCCTGATCGTGGAGCGCGGCGACAACTTCGGTCTCTCCCAGCTCCACCAGCTGCGCGGACGCGTGGGCCGTGGCCGCGAGCGCGGGTACGCGTACTTCCTGTACCCGCCGGAGAAGCCGTTGACGGAGACGGCGCACGAGCGGCTCGCGACGATCGCCCAGCACACCGAGATGGGCGCCGGCATGTACGTGGCGATGAAGGACCTGGAGATCCGCGGCGCGGGCAACCTGCTGGGCGGTGAGCAGTCGGGCCACATCGCGGGCGTCGGCTTCGACCTGTACATCCGCATGGTGGGCGAGGCCGTGGCCGACTACCGGGCCGCCATCGAGGGCGGGCCGGAGGAGGAGCCGCCGCTGGAGGTCAAGATCGAGCTGCCGGTCGACGCGCACGTCCCGCACGACTACGCGCCCGGTGAGCGGCTGCGCCTCCAGGCCTACCGGTCGATCGCCTCGGCGAACTCCGAGGCCGACGTCAAGGCCGTGCGGGAGGAACTCACCGACCGCTACGGCAAGCTGCCGGAGCCGGTGGAGAACCTGCTGTTGGTGGCGGGGCTGCGGATGCTCGCCCGTGCCTGCGGGGTCGGCGACATCACCCTCCAGGGTCCCAACATCCGCTTCGGGCCGGTGGAGTTGAGGGAGTCCCAGGAGCTGCGGCTCAAGCGGCTCTACCCGGGGGCGGTGCTCAAGCCGGCCGCCTCGCAGGTGCTGATCCCGCGACCGAAGACCGCGAAGGTCGGCGGGAAGCCGTTGGTCGGACGGGAACTGCTGGCCTGGACCGGCGAGTTCCTCACCACGATCCTCGGCTCGTGA
- a CDS encoding ABC transporter ATP-binding protein: MTETRHGGTGGHEAVAARARKVVKAYGSGETRVVALDAVDVDIRRGQFTAIMGPSGSGKSTLMHCLAGLDTVTSGEIFLDDTEITGLKDKKLTQLRRDRIGFIFQAFNLLPTLNALENITLPMDIAGRKPDAEWLNRVVETVGLAGRLKHRPTELSGGQQQRVAVARALAARPQIIFGDEPTGNLDSRAGAEVLGFLRQSVDELGQTIVMVTHDPVAASYADRVIFLADGRIVDEMIDPTADQVLDRMKDFDARGRTS, translated from the coding sequence ATGACCGAAACCAGGCACGGGGGTACTGGAGGGCATGAAGCCGTCGCGGCCCGGGCACGCAAGGTCGTCAAGGCCTACGGCTCGGGAGAGACCCGCGTCGTCGCCCTCGACGCGGTGGACGTGGACATCCGACGCGGGCAGTTCACCGCGATCATGGGCCCGTCCGGCTCCGGCAAGTCCACGCTGATGCACTGCCTCGCCGGACTGGACACGGTGACGAGCGGTGAGATCTTCCTCGACGACACCGAGATCACCGGCCTGAAGGACAAGAAGCTCACCCAGCTCCGCCGGGACCGGATCGGCTTCATCTTCCAGGCGTTCAACCTGCTGCCGACGCTCAACGCCCTGGAGAACATCACGCTCCCCATGGACATCGCCGGCCGCAAGCCCGACGCGGAGTGGCTGAACCGGGTCGTCGAGACGGTGGGCCTCGCGGGTCGCCTCAAGCACCGCCCCACCGAACTCTCCGGCGGCCAGCAGCAGCGCGTGGCGGTCGCCCGCGCCCTCGCCGCCCGCCCCCAGATCATCTTCGGCGACGAGCCGACCGGAAACCTGGACTCCCGGGCCGGCGCCGAGGTCCTCGGCTTCCTCCGCCAGTCGGTGGACGAGCTGGGCCAGACGATCGTCATGGTCACCCACGACCCGGTCGCCGCCTCCTACGCGGACCGCGTCATCTTCCTCGCCGACGGCCGGATCGTCGACGAGATGATCGACCCGACCGCCGACCAGGTCCTCGACCGCATGAAGGACTTCGACGCACGCGGGCGGACCTCGTGA
- a CDS encoding serine/threonine-protein kinase, with product MTDRLIGDRYQLAAVLGQGGMGQVWTAYDRRLDRRVAVKLLRPDKVAGPGTVAEELRRRFVRECRVTAQVDHPGLVTVHDAGNDGDELYLVMGYVEGSDLSDHLAAHDPYPWPWAVAVVAQLCAVLSAVHAVPIVHRDLKPRNVMIRPDGTVLVLDLGVASVMDTDTTRLTSTGTPIGSPAYMAPEQAMGGAVGPYTDLYALGVLLYELLSGNVPFAGSTALGVLHRHLYEPPVPVRRLRPEVPHALEAVLLHLLAKDPQDRPGSAQEVYEALTPLLPKHGVPTGHLDPTRPFLRPQAPWPDRPTVPARPDTPPAPPRPDIPGAVDEARTLLDQGRLTQAVDILGGILPAAAAEHGDHSPVVRSLRKQYAATLMDDGQYRRALPELRRLAEEFPPGDAQALRFRYDAAQCLEQLGEPAAALAEYRSLLPLFENHYANPDPGLPLEVRRRIAHLLLSLGDRAGAHDTLVRLLFDADRVHGPGHPLPVEIRRTLQWLGQVR from the coding sequence GTGACCGACCGGCTCATCGGCGACCGCTACCAGCTCGCCGCCGTCCTGGGCCAGGGCGGCATGGGCCAGGTCTGGACGGCGTACGACCGCCGGTTGGACCGGCGGGTGGCCGTCAAACTGCTGCGACCCGACAAGGTCGCGGGCCCCGGCACCGTCGCCGAGGAGCTGCGCCGCCGCTTCGTGCGCGAATGCCGGGTCACGGCCCAGGTCGACCACCCCGGGCTGGTCACCGTGCACGACGCCGGCAACGACGGCGACGAGCTGTACCTGGTGATGGGGTACGTCGAGGGCTCCGACCTGTCCGACCACCTCGCGGCCCACGACCCGTACCCCTGGCCGTGGGCCGTCGCGGTCGTCGCGCAGCTGTGCGCGGTGCTGTCCGCCGTCCACGCGGTGCCGATCGTGCACCGCGACCTCAAGCCCCGCAACGTGATGATCCGCCCCGACGGCACGGTGCTCGTCCTCGACCTCGGCGTCGCCTCGGTGATGGACACCGACACCACCCGCCTCACCAGCACCGGGACTCCGATCGGCAGCCCCGCCTACATGGCACCCGAACAGGCCATGGGCGGCGCCGTCGGCCCGTACACCGACCTGTACGCCCTCGGCGTGCTGCTGTACGAACTCCTCAGCGGCAACGTGCCCTTCGCCGGCTCCACCGCCCTCGGAGTCCTCCACCGGCACCTCTACGAACCCCCGGTGCCGGTGCGCCGGCTGCGCCCCGAGGTGCCCCACGCCCTGGAGGCCGTGCTCCTGCACCTCCTCGCCAAGGACCCGCAGGACCGCCCCGGCTCCGCGCAGGAGGTGTACGAGGCCCTCACCCCGCTGCTGCCCAAGCACGGCGTCCCGACCGGCCACCTCGACCCGACCCGCCCGTTCCTGCGCCCGCAGGCCCCCTGGCCCGACCGCCCGACCGTGCCGGCGCGCCCCGACACGCCGCCCGCCCCGCCCCGGCCGGACATCCCCGGCGCCGTGGACGAGGCCCGCACGCTCCTGGACCAGGGGCGACTCACCCAGGCCGTGGACATCCTCGGCGGCATCCTCCCGGCGGCCGCCGCCGAGCACGGGGACCACTCGCCGGTGGTCCGCTCCCTGCGCAAGCAGTACGCGGCCACGCTGATGGACGACGGCCAGTACCGGCGCGCCCTGCCCGAACTGCGCCGCCTCGCCGAGGAGTTCCCGCCCGGCGACGCCCAGGCGCTGCGCTTTCGCTACGACGCCGCCCAGTGCCTGGAACAACTCGGCGAACCGGCCGCCGCCCTCGCCGAGTACCGCTCCCTGCTGCCGCTGTTCGAGAACCACTACGCCAACCCGGACCCCGGCCTCCCCCTGGAGGTCCGCCGCCGGATAGCCCACCTGCTGCTCTCCCTCGGCGACCGGGCGGGCGCCCACGACACCCTGGTCCGCCTCCTCTTCGACGCGGACCGCGTGCACGGCCCGGGCCACCCCCTCCCGGTGGAGATCCGCCGCACCCTCCAATGGCTGGGCCAGGTCCGCTGA